The following are from one region of the Yoonia sp. R2331 genome:
- the recN gene encoding DNA repair protein RecN, with protein sequence MLRGLDIRDMLIIDRLELAFQPGLNVLTGETGAGKSILLDSLGFVLGWRGRAELVRAGADQGEVTAWFDLTADHPARAVLADAGISAEDELILRRINTRDGRKTAWVNDRRVSGEVLRALSETLIELHGQHDDRGLLNPRGHRAMLDDFAGLDTGKVRAAWRGLAEARKMREQAAARLAEVQAEEEYLRHAVAELDALAPEQGEEAVLDTRRRMMQSAEKIRADIAKAGEALGLQGAEGMMSDASRWLIGAADKAEGALDAALAAIERAMLELDAAQRGVGDCLDALSFNPSELEDTEERLFAIRGLARKHNVQADDLGAFADDLRARLAVLDGGAADLAALDQAVSDAEAEYDAAATTLHKARTKAAKALDQAMAAELAPLKMERAVFVTKITEADPGPEGRDAVAFTVATNPGAPAGPLNKIASGGELSRFLLALKVCLTQAGGETLTMIFDEIDRGVGGATADAVGRRLVDLSVKMQVLVVTHSPQVAALGGHHWRVEKRQGADATTSTVTALDPDARIEEIARMLSGDRITEAAKEAARALMPK encoded by the coding sequence ATGCTGCGCGGACTAGACATACGCGATATGTTGATCATCGACCGGTTGGAACTGGCGTTTCAGCCCGGTCTGAACGTGCTGACAGGAGAGACCGGGGCAGGCAAATCCATTTTGCTGGACAGTCTGGGCTTTGTGCTGGGATGGCGTGGTCGGGCCGAATTGGTGCGTGCCGGGGCGGATCAGGGCGAGGTGACGGCCTGGTTTGATCTGACGGCAGACCATCCTGCACGTGCCGTGCTGGCGGATGCTGGGATCAGCGCCGAGGACGAGTTGATCTTGCGGCGGATCAACACGCGCGATGGGCGCAAAACCGCGTGGGTCAATGACCGGAGGGTCAGCGGTGAGGTGCTTCGGGCGCTGTCGGAGACACTGATCGAATTGCACGGGCAGCATGATGACCGGGGGCTTTTGAATCCGCGCGGGCACCGGGCAATGCTGGACGACTTTGCCGGGTTGGATACGGGAAAGGTGCGCGCGGCATGGCGCGGGTTGGCAGAGGCCCGCAAGATGCGCGAGCAGGCTGCAGCGCGTTTGGCAGAGGTGCAGGCCGAAGAGGAATACCTGCGCCACGCGGTGGCCGAGTTGGATGCGCTGGCACCTGAGCAGGGCGAAGAGGCGGTGCTGGATACGCGCCGCCGGATGATGCAATCGGCTGAAAAGATTCGCGCGGATATTGCCAAAGCGGGTGAGGCGTTGGGGTTGCAAGGGGCCGAGGGCATGATGTCCGATGCCTCGCGCTGGTTGATTGGTGCAGCAGACAAGGCCGAGGGTGCGCTGGACGCAGCTTTGGCCGCGATTGAGCGCGCGATGCTGGAACTGGACGCAGCACAGCGCGGTGTCGGCGATTGCCTGGATGCGTTGTCGTTTAATCCGTCAGAGCTGGAAGACACCGAAGAGCGGCTGTTCGCGATCCGGGGGCTGGCGCGCAAGCATAATGTGCAGGCCGACGATCTGGGCGCGTTTGCCGATGATCTGCGCGCACGGTTGGCAGTGCTGGACGGGGGGGCGGCTGATCTGGCGGCGCTGGATCAGGCCGTCAGCGACGCTGAAGCGGAGTATGACGCGGCGGCCACGACCCTGCACAAGGCGCGCACAAAGGCGGCAAAGGCGCTGGATCAGGCGATGGCGGCAGAGCTTGCCCCGTTGAAGATGGAGCGCGCGGTGTTTGTCACGAAGATCACCGAGGCTGACCCCGGACCAGAGGGGCGCGATGCGGTGGCGTTCACTGTGGCGACCAATCCCGGAGCACCCGCGGGGCCGCTCAACAAGATCGCATCGGGCGGCGAATTGAGCCGCTTTTTGCTGGCGTTGAAGGTCTGCCTGACCCAGGCGGGCGGCGAAACATTGACGATGATCTTTGACGAAATCGACAGGGGCGTGGGCGGGGCCACCGCAGATGCCGTAGGCCGCAGGTTGGTTGACCTTTCGGTCAAAATGCAAGTTCTGGTTGTAACCCACTCTCCGCAGGTGGCGGCACTGGGTGGACATCACTGGCGGGTTGAAAAGCGTCAGGGGGCTGATGCAACCACGTCAACCGTGACGGCATTGGACCCAGATGCCCGCATCGAAGAGATCGCGCGGATGCTGTCAGGGGACCGGATCACCGAGGCCGCGAAAGAGGCGGCACGGGCGCTGATGCCCAAATAA